A portion of the Paenibacillus sonchi genome contains these proteins:
- a CDS encoding AbrB/MazE/SpoVT family DNA-binding domain-containing protein codes for MRKNRNNRMVRKVDALGRIVLPMELRRTLGIDIGDPIEYFVDDANERLTLRKYRTLECMFCSSTEGLSYFKDYFICGSCLEQVSGNEKLPEGGAAEVAAALEEVNTEKEIAIKPKWTRSKETLLRLTKVMEQYPDAPQKKWAEMLGISQGRVSQLLKKLNNTAH; via the coding sequence ATGAGGAAAAATAGAAATAACAGAATGGTACGTAAGGTGGATGCTTTGGGTCGTATTGTATTACCGATGGAATTGCGGCGCACACTTGGAATTGATATTGGCGATCCGATTGAATATTTTGTAGATGACGCAAATGAACGTCTGACATTGAGGAAATATCGAACCCTGGAGTGCATGTTTTGCTCTTCCACGGAAGGGTTGTCTTATTTTAAGGATTATTTCATTTGTGGTTCATGTTTAGAACAGGTTTCCGGAAACGAGAAATTGCCTGAAGGGGGAGCGGCAGAAGTGGCCGCTGCGTTGGAGGAAGTAAACACTGAAAAAGAAATAGCGATTAAACCAAAGTGGACACGAAGCAAGGAAACACTCCTCCGGCTGACTAAGGTCATGGAACAGTACCCGGATGCACCACAAAAAAAGTGGGCCGAGATGCTGGGTATATCTCAGGGGCGGGTCAGTCAGTTGTTGAAAAAATTGAATAACACCGCCCACTGA
- a CDS encoding recombinase family protein produces the protein MKSINRFGRNKQEILKEWQWLIDAKTHIVVIDIPILDTCKYQELEGIGQLIMDLVLQILSWLAEEERKGIKQAQAEGIAEAKKRGKHLRRPRINLTTLMPGQIWEYGGA, from the coding sequence GTGAAGTCTATTAATCGCTTTGGCCGGAACAAGCAGGAGATTTTAAAAGAGTGGCAATGGCTGATCGATGCGAAAACTCATATCGTGGTGATCGACATTCCAATTCTTGATACGTGCAAGTATCAGGAGCTAGAGGGGATCGGGCAGCTCATTATGGATCTGGTGCTTCAGATCCTAAGTTGGTTGGCTGAAGAAGAACGTAAGGGGATCAAACAGGCGCAGGCTGAAGGGATTGCTGAAGCCAAGAAAAGGGGAAAGCACCTGAGACGGCCACGGATCAATCTAACCACGCTTATGCCTGGGCAAATTTGGGAATACGGTGGAGCCTAG
- a CDS encoding DUF3992 domain-containing protein — protein MGCKCSSSRAPMVAESNFSCCNQVTFVQDQICTPINVIPTAAAITQILYRNNLNPISLFVSGSVKIGSVPAGRSITVDFLIGGPTGTVIESDTITPGTSFGFTKTGFDTILLTIAAGTAVTPNITGEVCVTPRYPIS, from the coding sequence ATGGGTTGTAAATGTTCTTCCAGCCGCGCTCCAATGGTTGCTGAAAGTAATTTTTCTTGCTGCAACCAAGTGACGTTTGTTCAGGATCAAATTTGTACGCCGATCAATGTTATACCAACCGCGGCTGCAATCACCCAGATTCTTTATCGTAATAACTTGAATCCAATCAGCTTATTCGTTTCTGGAAGTGTTAAGATTGGCTCAGTTCCAGCCGGAAGGTCGATAACGGTAGATTTTCTTATTGGGGGCCCGACGGGGACCGTTATTGAATCTGATACCATTACACCAGGAACTAGCTTTGGTTTTACAAAAACTGGGTTCGACACCATTCTATTAACCATCGCAGCCGGAACTGCGGTTACACCGAACATCACGGGAGAAGTATGCGTAACGCCTCGATATCCTATAAGTTAA
- a CDS encoding S-Ena type endospore appendage translates to MSLGRNVQVNKQTTIVKVNTKISCRSRKKKKHCRRKKIKCFCEEVCGTIFQKCDSKPQVYFRAVEIRPSANVKIQNDTNCDMEAMIRTRKKEITQVIGQSQQVSIVVPSISRLTIVCNGDGSQVCRGRYDIKLRIRTHRTHRH, encoded by the coding sequence ATGTCATTGGGGAGAAATGTTCAAGTCAATAAACAAACCACGATCGTTAAAGTAAATACGAAAATATCCTGCCGCTCAAGAAAGAAAAAGAAGCACTGCCGCAGAAAAAAAATAAAATGCTTTTGTGAAGAAGTGTGTGGTACGATCTTTCAAAAATGCGATTCTAAACCGCAAGTTTACTTTAGAGCTGTAGAAATACGACCATCCGCTAATGTAAAAATACAGAACGATACTAATTGTGACATGGAAGCGATGATTAGAACTCGGAAAAAGGAGATTACCCAAGTAATCGGACAATCCCAGCAAGTTTCTATCGTTGTCCCGTCCATATCCAGATTAACCATTGTATGCAATGGAGACGGTTCACAAGTATGCAGGGGGCGTTATGACATCAAGCTTCGCATTCGTACACACAGAACACATAGACACTAA